A section of the Methanosarcina mazei S-6 genome encodes:
- a CDS encoding HEAT repeat domain-containing protein: MIKLCELLGSRSAKLFLLLLLFSGICAGCLGQEPIEARVDKLVRSLGNEDRNVSYASAYALIDIGEPSVNSLIKTLEDDNPQVRSLAAYSLGRIGEPRASKPLIEALEDPEPEVRMNSAEALGELKAPEAADLLIELLDDDNDEVRSKAVFALGAIGDPKAALALIELFDDRELGRSAAGAVGNLGDEEAVEKLIELLDSRNPDVRINSIRALGQIQNPAAVPYLVEMLDDKVPEVREEAASALGYFKGPKEIARTEQPLIDALGDDEFEVQKAAAYSLGDIGSKEAIPFIVAFLQAENPALHSVAVHALGRYNDPDATAALIDALDDESRHVRLVIVHFLSETGDPQAVDPFISLLGDERHEIRQSAANGLGKLGDQKAVGPLLKAMETEKERDVRVAEIRALGELGGPEAVEGLRRISTDMEEYRNVRTAAEEALNNIEGGREENYSPTS; the protein is encoded by the coding sequence ATGATAAAGCTGTGTGAACTTCTCGGCAGCAGGTCTGCAAAACTTTTTCTTCTCCTGCTCCTGTTCTCCGGAATCTGTGCTGGTTGTCTTGGCCAGGAACCTATCGAGGCCAGGGTGGACAAACTGGTACGGAGCCTCGGGAATGAAGACCGGAATGTAAGTTATGCTTCAGCTTATGCACTTATCGATATAGGGGAGCCTTCGGTCAATTCTCTTATAAAAACTTTAGAAGATGATAACCCGCAGGTACGCAGCCTTGCCGCCTATTCCCTTGGAAGAATAGGAGAACCGAGAGCATCAAAACCTCTTATTGAGGCTCTTGAGGACCCTGAACCTGAAGTCCGTATGAATTCGGCTGAGGCTCTTGGAGAGCTGAAAGCTCCGGAAGCCGCGGACCTGCTTATTGAGCTCCTTGATGACGATAATGATGAAGTGCGCAGCAAAGCCGTATTTGCTCTGGGAGCCATAGGGGACCCGAAAGCTGCTCTTGCTCTCATAGAGCTGTTTGATGACAGGGAACTCGGGAGGTCTGCAGCTGGTGCTGTGGGAAACCTGGGGGACGAAGAGGCAGTTGAAAAACTTATTGAGCTGCTTGACAGCCGGAACCCGGATGTCCGTATCAACAGTATTCGTGCCCTTGGGCAGATCCAGAACCCTGCTGCTGTTCCCTACCTGGTTGAAATGCTGGACGATAAGGTCCCGGAGGTTCGAGAGGAAGCTGCCAGTGCTCTGGGTTACTTTAAAGGACCTAAAGAAATTGCCCGGACAGAACAGCCTCTTATCGATGCGCTTGGAGACGACGAGTTCGAGGTGCAGAAAGCTGCTGCCTACTCCCTCGGAGATATTGGAAGTAAAGAAGCAATACCCTTTATTGTGGCATTCCTTCAAGCTGAAAATCCGGCTCTCCACAGTGTTGCTGTCCATGCCTTGGGGAGATATAATGATCCTGATGCCACAGCCGCCCTGATCGATGCCCTTGATGATGAGAGCCGGCATGTAAGATTGGTAATTGTTCATTTTCTTTCCGAGACTGGAGATCCTCAAGCAGTTGATCCTTTTATTTCTTTACTTGGAGATGAACGTCATGAAATAAGGCAAAGTGCTGCAAATGGTCTGGGCAAACTTGGAGATCAGAAAGCCGTTGGACCTCTCCTCAAAGCTATGGAGACTGAAAAGGAAAGGGATGTTAGGGTTGCGGAGATCCGGGCTCTTGGGGAACTCGGAGGACCGGAAGCTGTCGAGGGTTTGCGCCGGATCAGCACGGATATGGAAGAATATAGGAATGTCAGAACTGCTGCGGAGGAAGCACTCAATAATATAGAGGGAGGAAGGGAGGAGAATTACTCTCCTACTTCCTGA
- a CDS encoding Hsp20/alpha crystallin family protein — MSMVKMSPDVLSCSDDEGNLLIEVDMVGVKKENIELKMVEEGFFIRAKKEETGVEYAGTYAFCCNVVPEKAVAKYTDGKLYVKVPYRESTETVDVKIQ; from the coding sequence ATGTCAATGGTGAAAATGTCACCTGATGTGCTTTCATGTTCTGATGATGAGGGAAATCTGCTTATAGAGGTAGATATGGTCGGGGTAAAGAAAGAGAATATTGAATTGAAAATGGTTGAAGAAGGCTTTTTCATAAGGGCAAAAAAGGAAGAAACCGGAGTTGAATACGCTGGAACATACGCATTTTGCTGTAATGTAGTCCCGGAAAAAGCTGTTGCAAAATACACTGATGGAAAACTGTATGTGAAAGTGCCCTACAGGGAATCTACAGAAACGGTAGATGTTAAAATCCAGTAA
- a CDS encoding 4Fe-4S dicluster domain-containing protein, with the protein MHPVIDYSKCNGALACYEVCPAEVFDIEEMNGVKKAVVARPENCIECEQCVEACPIDAIELVEE; encoded by the coding sequence ATGCATCCAGTAATTGATTATAGCAAATGTAACGGCGCTCTTGCCTGTTATGAGGTCTGTCCTGCAGAAGTTTTTGATATTGAAGAAATGAACGGGGTAAAAAAAGCAGTTGTAGCCCGCCCGGAAAACTGTATAGAATGCGAGCAATGTGTGGAAGCCTGCCCGATAGATGCTATTGAGCTGGTAGAGGAGTGA
- a CDS encoding 4Fe-4S dicluster domain-containing protein — protein MHCSLECYDTCPVDVFDAEETEEGKRAVVARPEDCIECEQCVEVCPTDAIELVED, from the coding sequence ATGCATTGTTCACTTGAATGCTATGATACATGCCCTGTGGACGTTTTTGACGCGGAAGAAACAGAAGAAGGAAAGAGAGCAGTTGTGGCGCGTCCTGAAGACTGCATAGAATGCGAACAGTGCGTTGAGGTCTGCCCTACCGACGCAATAGAACTGGTAGAGGATTAA